A stretch of Nonomuraea africana DNA encodes these proteins:
- a CDS encoding glucokinase produces the protein MRSFDLPWLVADIGGTNARFGIVTEPGAPPTEVAVLAGADHATLPDAVAAYLADHAGGVRPGAACLAVAGPIDGDGYRLTNLPWTGSVRDLGIPYATLLNDFEALALSLPHLAGDDLLALGGPAPVRGVKAVLGPGTGLGVAGLVPSERGWVPVPGEGGHVTVPVLDDRDLEVVRVLRAGGMPHVVAEDLLSGPGLSRLHGALAVVNGVSAPRLTASDIVARLDDSLCAETVEVFCGMLGSFAGNVALTLGARGGVYLGGGVLPRIVERVRASDFRRRFEATPHLVDYLSAIATTLIVAPQPALTGAAAWLAQQSLKELVP, from the coding sequence GTGAGGAGCTTCGACCTGCCCTGGCTCGTGGCCGACATCGGGGGCACCAACGCCAGGTTCGGGATCGTCACCGAGCCCGGCGCCCCGCCCACCGAGGTGGCCGTCCTGGCCGGAGCCGACCACGCCACGCTTCCCGACGCCGTAGCCGCCTATCTCGCAGACCATGCGGGCGGAGTGCGGCCGGGAGCGGCGTGCCTGGCGGTGGCGGGCCCGATCGACGGCGACGGCTACCGGCTGACCAACCTGCCGTGGACGGGTTCGGTGCGCGACCTCGGCATCCCGTACGCGACGCTGCTCAACGACTTCGAGGCGCTGGCGCTGTCGCTGCCGCACCTGGCCGGTGACGACCTGCTCGCGCTGGGCGGGCCCGCGCCCGTGCGGGGGGTCAAGGCCGTCCTCGGGCCCGGCACCGGGCTCGGGGTGGCGGGGCTGGTGCCGTCCGAGCGCGGCTGGGTGCCCGTCCCCGGCGAGGGAGGGCACGTCACCGTGCCCGTGCTGGACGACCGCGACCTGGAGGTGGTCCGCGTCCTGCGGGCGGGCGGCATGCCGCACGTGGTGGCCGAGGACCTGCTCTCGGGCCCTGGACTGTCACGCCTGCACGGCGCCCTCGCGGTGGTGAACGGCGTCTCCGCGCCCAGGCTGACCGCCTCCGACATCGTCGCCAGGCTCGACGACTCGCTGTGCGCGGAGACGGTCGAGGTGTTCTGCGGCATGCTCGGCAGCTTCGCCGGCAACGTGGCGCTGACCCTCGGCGCCCGGGGCGGGGTCTATCTCGGCGGCGGCGTGCTGCCCCGTATCGTGGAGCGGGTTCGCGCCAGCGACTTCCGCCGCCGGTTCGAGGCCACGCCCCATCTCGTCGACTACCTGTCGGCCATCGCGACCACTCTGATCGTCGCGCCGCAACCGGCGCTCACCGGCGCGGCCGCGTGGCTGGCGCAGCAATCGTTGAAGGAGCTCGTCCCATGA